The genome window ATACGACTCTGTTAATACCATTTACTTCATTAATGATTCTGTTAGAGACCTTTGATAGAAGTTCAGGGGGAAGATGCGCCCAATCAGCAGTCATTCCGTCTCTGCTTATCACAGCTCTTAATGCGACAGTGTTTTCGTATGTTCTTTCATCGCCCATTACCCCGACAGTCCTAATTGGAAGCAGAACAGCGAGTGCCTGCCAAACTTTATCGTACCACCCTGAAGAATTAAGTTCATCAATAAAAATCAAATCTGCTTCTCTCAGGATTTTAAGCCGTTCTTTTGTAACCTCCCCTATTATTCTGATTGCAAGCCCAGGGCCAGGGAATGGATGTCTGTACAATATTTCTTTCGAAAGATTTAATACTTCCCCCACTTTTCTTACTTCATCCTTAAAAAGTTCCCTTAGGGGCTCTATAAGTTTTAATTTCATCTTATCAGGGAGTCCGCCTACATTGTGATGAGATTTGATTGTAGCAGAAGGCCCCCAGGTTGAGACACTTTCAATCACATCAGGATAAAGTGTTCCCTGAGCAAGAAAATCGATCTCTCCTATAGACTCCGCTTCTTTCTCAAAAACCTGTATAAATCTTTTCCCAATCGCCTTACGCTTTAATTCAGGGTCTGTTAAGCCTGACAGATCATTGAGAAAATCCTCCGAAGCATCAACAAAACGCAGGTTCCAGTTATTAAAAGCCTTGCGGACCTGTGCAGCTTCATTTTTTCTCAGAACACCATTATCAACAAAAACGGGAATTAATTGATCTCCGATTGCTTCTCTTATTAAACCGGCTGTAACAGCGGAATCTACTCCTCCGGAAAGGCCGCATACAACCTTGCCATCACCAACAGATTCCCGTATTCTTTCAATACTTTCTTTTACAAAAGCTTCAGGTGTCCATTTTC of bacterium contains these proteins:
- the guaA gene encoding glutamine-hydrolyzing GMP synthase, with the protein product MSVASEMIIILDFGSQYTQLIARRVRELNVYCEIIPFTTSANEIQKKEAKGLILSGGPCSVYSDDAPIPDKNLFDLGIPVLGICYGLQLIGKFFNGDVERADRREYGRAEFMIDDDRDLFKDIESPIEVWMSHGDNLTAIPESFEIIGHTENAPIGAIANFKKSIYGIQFHPEVAHTPRGIDILKNFAYNICNCSGKWTPEAFVKESIERIRESVGDGKVVCGLSGGVDSAVTAGLIREAIGDQLIPVFVDNGVLRKNEAAQVRKAFNNWNLRFVDASEDFLNDLSGLTDPELKRKAIGKRFIQVFEKEAESIGEIDFLAQGTLYPDVIESVSTWGPSATIKSHHNVGGLPDKMKLKLIEPLRELFKDEVRKVGEVLNLSKEILYRHPFPGPGLAIRIIGEVTKERLKILREADLIFIDELNSSGWYDKVWQALAVLLPIRTVGVMGDERTYENTVALRAVISRDGMTADWAHLPPELLSKVSNRIINEVNGINRVVYDISSKPPSTIEWE